One genomic segment of Ferrimonas sp. YFM includes these proteins:
- a CDS encoding sigma-54 dependent transcriptional regulator → MSQNGFQILLLEDDPTQRELLAKMMTEAGHRVDAVADADSALKRLDKHPWQILFSDWKLAHGDASEVIRRARAQSPTLGIIVATAYGSIDHAVEAMKMGADDYLPKPFQKQTMLLAIDKAARSHQLKEDNRRLTDRVQQQGALIDMVGSSPAMRTLFDRVERISGINTTVLIQGESGTGKELVAQRIHRLSGRDGPFIALNCGAIPDSLAESELFGHEKGAFTGAHSARAGKLEAAQGGTLFLDEIGELPLNLQTRLLRVLQEGKVTRIGSHKEIDLDIRVVAATNRDLLQEVEAGNFRQDLYYRLNVIPVSTPPLKQRSEDIPALAEHFLRHFSQKYQLTAPRLGVAEMNALRSHGWPGNVRELSNCMERFVLLQELDLQPIRCQGKITLPDAGLN, encoded by the coding sequence ATGAGTCAAAATGGATTTCAGATCCTGCTGCTGGAAGATGACCCCACCCAGCGAGAACTGCTGGCAAAGATGATGACCGAGGCGGGCCACCGGGTGGACGCGGTGGCCGACGCCGACTCGGCCCTCAAACGCCTGGACAAACACCCCTGGCAGATCCTGTTCAGTGACTGGAAGCTGGCTCACGGCGACGCCAGCGAGGTGATTCGCCGCGCCCGGGCCCAGAGCCCGACCCTGGGGATCATCGTCGCCACCGCCTACGGCTCCATCGACCACGCGGTGGAAGCGATGAAGATGGGCGCCGACGACTACCTGCCCAAGCCCTTCCAGAAGCAGACCATGCTGCTGGCCATCGACAAGGCCGCCCGCTCCCATCAGTTGAAGGAGGACAACCGGCGCCTGACCGATCGTGTGCAGCAGCAGGGCGCCCTGATCGACATGGTGGGATCCAGCCCCGCCATGCGCACCCTGTTCGATCGGGTCGAGCGGATCAGCGGCATCAATACTACGGTGCTGATTCAAGGGGAGAGCGGGACCGGCAAGGAGCTGGTGGCCCAGCGCATCCACCGCCTCTCAGGCCGGGACGGTCCGTTCATTGCCCTCAACTGCGGCGCCATCCCCGACTCCCTGGCGGAGTCCGAGCTGTTCGGCCATGAAAAAGGCGCCTTCACCGGCGCGCACAGCGCCCGGGCCGGTAAGCTGGAGGCCGCCCAGGGGGGCACCCTGTTCCTGGATGAGATTGGCGAACTGCCACTGAATCTGCAGACCCGGCTGCTGCGGGTGCTGCAGGAGGGCAAGGTGACCCGCATCGGCAGTCACAAGGAGATCGATCTGGATATCCGGGTGGTGGCGGCCACCAACCGAGACTTGCTGCAGGAGGTGGAAGCGGGCAACTTCCGCCAGGACCTGTATTACCGCCTCAATGTGATTCCGGTGTCCACCCCGCCACTGAAGCAGCGCAGTGAGGACATCCCCGCCCTGGCGGAACACTTCCTGCGTCACTTCAGCCAGAAATACCAGCTGACCGCCCCCAGGCTGGGGGTCGCCGAAATGAATGCCCTGCGCAGTCACGGCTGGCCGGGTAACGTCAGGGAGTTGTCCAACTGCATGGAGCGCTTTGTGTTGCTGCAGGAGCTGGATCTCCAGCCCATTCGCTGTCAGGGCAAGATCACCCTGCCGGACGCAGGCCTGAACTGA
- a CDS encoding helix-turn-helix domain-containing protein, whose translation MEKEYLQAALERTGGNRTEAAKLLGLGYKAFLYRSEKHGL comes from the coding sequence GTGGAGAAGGAGTATCTTCAGGCGGCCCTGGAGCGCACCGGCGGCAACCGCACCGAGGCGGCCAAACTGCTGGGGCTGGGTTACAAGGCGTTCCTCTACCGCTCAGAGAAGCACGGGCTCTAG
- a CDS encoding DUF3862 domain-containing protein, whose translation MRGLLWVALLLLAGCSKVNQANYDKLELGMSRAEVEALLGRADSCSGSLGTQTCIWGSDDTQIKVGFAADQAMLFSHKGL comes from the coding sequence ATGAGGGGACTGCTGTGGGTGGCGCTGCTGTTGCTGGCAGGGTGCAGCAAGGTGAATCAGGCGAATTACGACAAACTGGAACTGGGAATGTCCCGTGCCGAGGTGGAGGCCCTGCTGGGCAGGGCGGACAGCTGCAGCGGCTCTTTGGGCACCCAAACCTGCATCTGGGGTAGCGACGACACCCAGATCAAGGTGGGGTTCGCCGCCGACCAGGCGATGCTTTTCTCTCACAAAGGGTTGTGA
- a CDS encoding methyl-accepting chemotaxis protein — protein sequence MDFRNWTLGRQIGVSALLLSILTYSITGFFGYRVAADSLTETLQESESVMADTLADTLDLQYQLLIKQVRTNAELFNKMFSTDFSLLEKRINIAGANAPGLKNGRRLLNSAVAQVDRFANMTGGTATVFVKDGDDFTRISSSLRKENGDRATGTQLGQGHPAYPIIMAGQTYEGYANLFGKRYITSYRPIKDKQNRVIGILYIGQDVSEMMQEMGKALANIQLGETGYVSLLRYEDGVFLYHPQLTGSKASSFSDDDGQAIYQSALSDRVKHQFEFMLDGKLWVAMTQPVPAAGWMVALQVPEEELSHALQPLARTNIGLSILGILVITVLLWLMLNRRLKPLTALCTQVEAIGHGDLTAQLTTSGGNSQNEVHRITDSVAEMTHSLKELIATLQGSTSQLEQAASEMQTVAQVNGSGAAQMMQQTDQIAAAVEELTTSVQEVAQHATGSAEQAEAVDTAAKDGDRQVDDVIDQMRALGDALENGNQAIHRVEEGSHAITRVIQVINEIAEQTNLLALNAAIEAARAGEQGRGFAVVADEVRTLAQRTQNSISEITGTIEQLQQRTQEAVNQMQESKKLGVASSELSVQAGDALTDISHSVTDLSQNATSIATATEQQGSVASEIARNISGITELARESEQTAGQTVDAAEQLTALAGDIRGHLAHFKS from the coding sequence ATGGACTTCCGCAACTGGACCCTAGGCCGCCAGATAGGCGTATCCGCCCTGCTTCTTAGCATCCTCACCTACTCCATCACCGGCTTCTTCGGTTACCGTGTAGCCGCCGACAGCCTCACCGAAACCCTGCAGGAGTCCGAGTCGGTCATGGCCGACACCCTGGCAGACACCCTCGACCTGCAGTACCAACTGCTGATTAAGCAGGTGCGTACCAACGCCGAACTGTTCAACAAGATGTTCTCCACCGACTTCTCCCTGCTGGAGAAGCGGATCAACATCGCCGGTGCCAACGCCCCGGGCCTGAAGAACGGCCGCCGCCTGCTCAACAGCGCCGTGGCCCAGGTGGACAGATTCGCCAACATGACCGGCGGCACCGCCACGGTATTTGTGAAGGATGGGGATGACTTCACCCGCATCTCCTCCTCCCTGCGTAAAGAGAACGGTGACCGGGCTACCGGCACCCAGCTGGGCCAGGGTCACCCCGCCTACCCCATCATCATGGCGGGCCAGACCTATGAGGGCTATGCCAACCTGTTCGGCAAGCGCTACATCACCAGCTACCGCCCCATCAAGGACAAGCAGAACCGGGTGATCGGCATCCTCTACATTGGCCAGGATGTTAGCGAGATGATGCAGGAGATGGGCAAGGCCCTGGCCAACATCCAGCTCGGTGAAACCGGCTACGTCTCCCTGCTGCGCTATGAAGACGGCGTGTTCCTCTATCACCCGCAGCTGACCGGCAGCAAGGCCAGCAGCTTCAGCGACGACGATGGCCAGGCCATCTACCAGAGCGCCCTGTCCGACCGGGTCAAGCACCAGTTCGAATTCATGCTAGATGGCAAGCTGTGGGTTGCCATGACCCAGCCCGTGCCCGCCGCAGGCTGGATGGTGGCCCTGCAAGTGCCTGAAGAGGAGCTGAGCCACGCCCTGCAGCCTCTGGCCCGCACCAACATCGGCCTCTCCATTCTGGGGATTCTGGTGATCACCGTGCTGCTGTGGCTGATGCTCAACCGTCGCCTCAAGCCCCTGACCGCCCTGTGCACCCAGGTGGAAGCCATTGGCCACGGCGACTTGACCGCCCAGCTGACCACCAGTGGTGGCAACAGCCAGAACGAGGTGCATCGCATCACCGACAGCGTCGCCGAGATGACCCACAGCCTCAAGGAGCTGATCGCCACCCTGCAAGGGTCCACCTCCCAGTTGGAGCAGGCCGCCAGCGAGATGCAGACCGTCGCCCAGGTGAACGGCAGCGGCGCCGCCCAGATGATGCAGCAGACCGACCAGATCGCCGCCGCGGTCGAAGAGCTCACCACCTCGGTACAGGAGGTAGCCCAGCACGCCACAGGATCCGCCGAACAGGCGGAGGCGGTGGACACCGCCGCCAAGGATGGGGATCGTCAGGTCGACGATGTGATTGACCAGATGCGCGCCCTGGGCGATGCCCTGGAGAACGGCAACCAGGCGATTCACCGGGTGGAAGAGGGCAGCCACGCCATCACCCGGGTGATCCAGGTGATCAATGAGATCGCCGAGCAGACCAACCTGCTGGCCCTCAACGCCGCCATCGAAGCCGCCCGGGCCGGGGAGCAGGGTCGCGGTTTTGCCGTGGTGGCCGATGAGGTGCGCACCCTGGCACAACGTACCCAGAACTCCATCAGTGAGATCACCGGTACCATCGAGCAGTTGCAGCAGCGCACCCAGGAAGCGGTCAACCAGATGCAGGAGAGCAAGAAGCTCGGCGTGGCCTCCTCTGAGCTGAGCGTTCAGGCCGGCGACGCCCTGACCGACATCTCCCACAGCGTCACCGACCTGTCCCAGAATGCCACCTCCATCGCCACCGCGACGGAGCAGCAGGGCTCAGTCGCCTCGGAGATCGCCCGCAACATCAGCGGCATCACCGAACTGGCCCGGGAGTCTGAGCAGACCGCAGGCCAGACCGTGGACGCCGCCGAGCAGCTGACGGCCCTGGCCGGAGACATCCGCGGCCACCTGGCCCACTTCAAGTCTTAA
- the cydX gene encoding cytochrome bd-I oxidase subunit CydX, which yields MWYFTWILGVLLACAFGIINALWYEHSEEMAAKAEREQK from the coding sequence ATGTGGTATTTCACCTGGATTCTCGGAGTGCTGCTGGCCTGTGCATTCGGCATCATCAATGCCCTGTGGTACGAGCACTCTGAAGAGATGGCCGCCAAGGCCGAACGCGAGCAGAAGTAA
- the cydB gene encoding cytochrome d ubiquinol oxidase subunit II yields the protein MLDYETLRAIWWLLVVVLMIGFAVTDGFDMGVGALLPFVGKNDNERRVMINSIAPHWDGNQVWLLTAGGALFAAWPLVYAAAFSGFYIAMVLVLFALFFRPIGFDYRSKIEDPRWRNTWDWCLFIGGVVPPLIIGVAFGNLLQGVPFEYDEYLRVFYRGSFFGLLNPFALVVGLLCVTAFILQGCTWLGMKTDAELYQRVRKITQWVGVLCAALFVVAGAWLYAGIDGFVVTSALDHNGPSNPTLKTVEIASGAWFNNYNAMPVLYVLPLLAVLMPLATAVLTMANRNGLAFVTSSLNQVAIIATAAVSLFPFVMPSSLNPSHSLTMWDATSSEMTLTIMFAVACIFVPLILGYTTWSYIKMFGRLNSEFIENNKHSLY from the coding sequence ATGCTTGATTACGAAACTCTACGCGCTATCTGGTGGCTGCTGGTCGTCGTACTGATGATCGGTTTCGCGGTCACCGATGGTTTTGACATGGGTGTGGGTGCCCTGCTGCCCTTCGTGGGCAAAAACGACAACGAACGTCGGGTGATGATCAACTCCATCGCCCCTCACTGGGACGGCAACCAGGTATGGCTGCTGACCGCCGGCGGTGCCCTGTTCGCCGCCTGGCCCCTGGTGTATGCGGCAGCCTTCTCCGGCTTCTACATCGCCATGGTGCTGGTGCTGTTCGCCCTGTTCTTCCGTCCTATCGGGTTTGACTACCGCTCTAAGATTGAAGATCCACGCTGGCGCAACACCTGGGACTGGTGTCTGTTCATCGGTGGTGTGGTGCCGCCGCTGATCATCGGTGTCGCCTTCGGTAACCTGCTGCAGGGTGTGCCCTTCGAATACGACGAGTACCTGCGTGTGTTCTACCGTGGCAGCTTCTTCGGTCTGCTCAACCCCTTCGCTTTGGTGGTGGGTCTGCTGTGTGTGACCGCCTTCATCCTCCAGGGTTGCACCTGGCTGGGCATGAAGACCGATGCCGAACTCTACCAGCGTGTACGTAAGATCACTCAGTGGGTCGGCGTGCTGTGTGCGGCCCTGTTCGTGGTGGCCGGTGCCTGGCTGTACGCGGGTATCGACGGCTTCGTGGTGACCTCCGCTCTGGACCACAACGGCCCCTCCAACCCGACCCTGAAGACCGTTGAGATTGCCTCCGGTGCCTGGTTCAACAACTACAACGCCATGCCTGTGTTGTACGTGCTGCCCCTGCTGGCGGTGCTGATGCCCCTGGCGACCGCAGTGCTGACCATGGCAAACCGTAACGGTCTGGCGTTTGTGACCAGCTCACTGAACCAGGTGGCGATCATTGCCACCGCGGCAGTGTCTCTGTTCCCGTTCGTGATGCCGTCCTCTCTGAACCCAAGCCACTCACTGACCATGTGGGATGCCACTAGTTCTGAGATGACCCTGACCATCATGTTCGCCGTGGCCTGCATCTTTGTGCCGCTGATTCTGGGTTACACCACCTGGAGCTACATCAAGATGTTTGGTCGCCTGAACAGCGAATTCATCGAGAACAACAAGCACTCTCTGTACTAA
- a CDS encoding cytochrome ubiquinol oxidase subunit I: MIVDEVVDLSRLQFALTAMYHFLFVPLTLGMAFLLAIMESLYVMTDKQVYKDMTKFWGKLFAINFALGVTTGITMEFQFGTNWAYYSHYVGDIFGAPLAIEALMAFFLESTLIGLFFFGWDRLSKRQHLAVTWLVALGSNMSALWILVANGWMQHPVGAEFNYVTMRMEMASFADVLFNPVAQVKFVHTVASGYVTGSVFVLAISAYYLLKGRDIAFAKRSFYIASAFGMASILSVIVLGDESGYEMGDVQKVKLAAVEAEWDTHPAPASFTAFGIPDSENMETNFAVKIPYVMGIIATRSLDEQVMGIKDIKVEHEARIRNGMVAYTLLQKVRDGSATEAEIAEFQERKVDLGYGFLLKRYLEDVDQASEAQIKAAVEDSIPNVGPLFWTFRVMVGLGVVMLIVIGLSFLQSAKQQVMDKPWLLKAAIFILPFPWIAIQCGWFVAEYGRQPWTIAEILPTAMSTSSLSAGDLIFSIVAICGFYTVALVVEMFLMFRFARLGPSSMKTGRYHFESAENAAEDARLLTKLSKARKAREEAKEAASHA; the protein is encoded by the coding sequence ATGATTGTCGATGAAGTAGTGGATCTATCGCGATTGCAGTTTGCACTGACCGCGATGTATCACTTCCTGTTTGTACCCCTCACCCTGGGCATGGCGTTCCTGCTTGCGATCATGGAGTCACTCTATGTGATGACCGATAAGCAGGTTTACAAGGACATGACCAAGTTCTGGGGTAAACTCTTTGCCATTAACTTCGCCCTGGGTGTTACCACTGGTATCACCATGGAGTTCCAATTCGGAACCAACTGGGCCTACTACTCCCACTACGTCGGGGACATCTTCGGGGCCCCATTGGCCATCGAAGCCCTGATGGCTTTCTTCCTTGAATCGACTCTGATTGGCCTGTTCTTCTTCGGCTGGGATCGTCTGTCCAAGCGTCAGCACCTGGCGGTAACCTGGCTGGTGGCCCTGGGCTCCAACATGTCTGCCCTGTGGATTCTGGTGGCCAACGGCTGGATGCAGCACCCTGTGGGCGCCGAGTTCAACTACGTCACCATGCGCATGGAGATGGCCAGCTTCGCCGACGTGCTGTTCAACCCGGTTGCTCAGGTTAAGTTTGTCCACACCGTGGCTTCAGGCTACGTCACTGGTTCCGTGTTCGTGTTGGCCATCAGCGCCTACTACCTGCTGAAGGGCCGGGACATCGCCTTTGCCAAGCGCTCTTTCTACATCGCCTCCGCCTTCGGTATGGCCTCTATCCTGTCCGTTATCGTCCTGGGTGACGAGTCCGGCTACGAGATGGGTGACGTGCAGAAGGTGAAACTGGCTGCCGTAGAAGCGGAATGGGATACCCATCCGGCACCGGCTTCCTTTACCGCCTTCGGTATTCCAGACAGTGAAAACATGGAAACCAATTTTGCGGTGAAGATCCCCTATGTGATGGGCATCATCGCCACCCGCTCCCTGGATGAGCAGGTGATGGGCATCAAGGACATCAAGGTGGAGCATGAAGCCCGCATCCGCAACGGCATGGTGGCCTACACCCTGCTGCAGAAGGTGCGAGACGGTTCTGCTACCGAGGCCGAGATCGCCGAGTTCCAGGAGCGCAAGGTGGACCTGGGCTATGGCTTCCTGCTGAAGCGTTACCTGGAAGATGTCGACCAGGCCAGTGAGGCCCAGATTAAGGCGGCGGTTGAGGACTCCATCCCCAATGTCGGCCCTCTGTTCTGGACCTTCCGCGTGATGGTGGGCCTGGGTGTGGTGATGCTGATCGTTATCGGTCTCTCCTTCCTCCAGAGCGCCAAGCAGCAGGTGATGGATAAGCCCTGGTTGCTGAAGGCGGCGATCTTCATCCTGCCTTTCCCCTGGATCGCCATTCAGTGTGGCTGGTTTGTGGCCGAGTACGGCCGTCAACCCTGGACCATCGCGGAGATTCTGCCTACCGCCATGTCCACCTCCAGCCTGAGTGCCGGTGACCTGATCTTCTCCATTGTTGCCATCTGTGGTTTCTACACCGTGGCCCTGGTGGTGGAGATGTTCCTGATGTTCCGCTTCGCCCGGTTGGGTCCCAGCAGCATGAAGACTGGCCGCTACCACTTCGAGTCTGCTGAAAACGCTGCCGAAGACGCCCGTCTGCTGACGAAACTGTCCAAGGCCCGCAAGGCCCGCGAAGAAGCCAAGGAGGCTGCTAGCCATGCTTGA
- the purL gene encoding phosphoribosylformylglycinamidine synthase, whose product MKILRGAPALSAFRVHKLLSACQNAKLPVSDLYAEYCHFAHLASPLNPEQTQHLEQILTYGPRLEQHEPQGKLFLVVPRPGTISPWSSKATDIAHNCGLGAVKRLERGVAWYLTLEGELDAEQQKQLLNLIHDRMVEAVLDSFDAADALFVSAEPAQLTSVDVLGGGRDALAQANVSMGLALAEDEIDYLVENFTRLGRNPNDIELYMFAQANSEHCRHKIFNADWTIDGEVQPKSLFKMIKNTFEQNPENVLSAYKDNAAVMVGSEAGRFFPDDAGSYRYHQEPVHILMKVETHNHPTAISPYPGAATGSGGEIRDEGATGRGSKPKAGLTGFTVSNLNIPGFEQPWEKPYGKPDRIVTPLEIMTEGPLGGAAFNNEFGRPALLGYFRTYEQEVTSFNGTEVRGYHKPIMLAGGLGNIREDHVQKGEIPVGAKLIVLGGPAMNIGLGGGAASSMASGQSSEDLDFASVQRENPEIERRCQEVIDRCWQLGDDNPIAFIHDVGAGGLSNAMPELVDDGGRGGRFRLRDVPNDEPGMSPLEIWCNESQERYVMAVAVEDLDRFDAICRRERAPYAVIGEATEELQLVLEDSHFDNTPIDMPMEVLLGKAPKMHRDVSSAQCASADLDTGAMELKEAVRRVLRLPAVAEKTFLITIGDRSVTGLVARDQMVGPWQVPVANCAVTAAALDSYHGEAMSMGERTPLALINYGASARMAVGESLTNIASAHIGSLAHIKLSANWMAAAGHPGEDAGLYEAVKAVGEELCPALGLTIPVGKDSMSMKTAWEDQGERKSVTSPLSLVITAFGRVEDVRDTLTPQLRLDKGDSKLLYIDLGNGKQRLGGSALAQVYNQLGNQAPDVDQPELLKGFFNAIQGLIADKALLAYHDKGDGGLFVTLAEMAFAGKAGLDVDLSALAGDDLAVLFNEELGAVVQVADDRLAQVEAVLADHGLAGCSQVIGSVNDGERLIVRRAGDTLLDESRTELRGVWAETTFRMQSLRDNPQCAEEEHQAKLNAEDPGLSVDLSFDPAEDVAAPFILKGNAPKMAILREQGVNSHVEMAAAFDRAGFDAVDVHMSDILEGRLTLEQFQGLVACGGFSYGDVLGAGEGWAKSILFNARAREQFQRFFERSDSLALGVCNGCQMLSNLKSIIPGSEHWPHFVRNRSERFEARFSLVEVQQSPSLFFQGMAGSRMPIAVSHGEGRAEFASQQAFHAADASGTVALRYLNHQGQIATAYPANPNGSPAGITGLTTTDGRVTIMMPHPERVFRTVANSWHPDEWGEDSPWMRMFRNARVALG is encoded by the coding sequence ATTAAGATCCTCCGCGGCGCGCCGGCGCTGTCCGCGTTTCGGGTCCACAAGCTGCTATCGGCTTGCCAGAACGCGAAACTTCCCGTGTCCGATCTCTATGCGGAATACTGCCACTTTGCCCACCTCGCCTCGCCGCTCAATCCTGAGCAAACTCAACACCTTGAACAGATATTAACCTATGGACCTCGGCTGGAACAGCATGAGCCCCAGGGCAAATTGTTCCTGGTGGTTCCCAGACCTGGCACCATCTCTCCCTGGTCCTCCAAGGCTACCGACATCGCCCACAACTGTGGCCTGGGTGCGGTTAAGCGACTGGAGCGCGGCGTTGCCTGGTATCTGACCCTCGAGGGTGAGCTCGATGCTGAGCAGCAGAAGCAGCTGCTCAACCTGATTCATGACCGCATGGTGGAAGCGGTGCTGGACAGCTTCGACGCGGCGGATGCCCTGTTTGTCAGCGCCGAACCGGCGCAGCTGACGTCTGTGGACGTGCTCGGTGGTGGCCGCGACGCCCTGGCCCAGGCCAACGTCAGCATGGGCCTGGCCCTGGCGGAGGATGAGATCGATTATCTGGTGGAGAATTTCACCCGCCTGGGACGTAACCCCAACGACATCGAGCTCTACATGTTTGCCCAGGCAAACTCAGAGCACTGTCGTCACAAGATTTTCAATGCGGACTGGACCATCGACGGTGAGGTTCAGCCCAAGTCTCTGTTCAAGATGATCAAGAACACCTTCGAACAGAACCCGGAAAACGTCCTCTCCGCCTATAAGGACAACGCCGCGGTGATGGTGGGGTCGGAAGCGGGCCGCTTCTTCCCCGATGACGCCGGCAGCTACCGCTACCACCAGGAGCCGGTGCACATCCTGATGAAGGTGGAGACCCACAACCACCCCACCGCCATCAGTCCCTATCCTGGGGCGGCCACCGGCTCCGGCGGTGAGATCCGTGACGAAGGTGCCACCGGCCGGGGCTCCAAGCCCAAGGCGGGCCTCACCGGCTTTACCGTGTCCAACCTGAACATCCCCGGCTTCGAACAGCCCTGGGAGAAGCCCTATGGCAAGCCGGATCGCATCGTGACCCCTCTGGAGATCATGACCGAGGGGCCGCTGGGGGGCGCCGCCTTCAACAACGAATTTGGCCGTCCTGCCCTGCTGGGGTACTTCCGCACCTATGAGCAGGAGGTGACCAGCTTCAACGGCACCGAGGTGCGTGGCTACCACAAGCCAATCATGCTGGCGGGTGGTCTGGGGAACATCCGCGAGGATCACGTGCAGAAGGGGGAGATCCCCGTCGGCGCCAAGCTGATCGTCCTCGGCGGACCGGCGATGAACATCGGCCTGGGGGGCGGTGCCGCCTCCTCCATGGCCTCCGGCCAGTCCTCCGAAGACCTGGACTTTGCCTCGGTTCAGCGGGAGAACCCGGAGATCGAGCGCCGCTGCCAGGAGGTGATCGATCGCTGTTGGCAGCTTGGGGACGACAACCCCATCGCTTTCATCCACGACGTGGGCGCCGGTGGTCTCTCCAACGCCATGCCTGAGCTGGTGGACGACGGTGGTCGCGGCGGCCGTTTCCGCCTTCGGGATGTGCCCAATGACGAGCCCGGCATGTCGCCCCTGGAGATCTGGTGTAACGAATCTCAGGAGCGTTATGTGATGGCGGTGGCTGTCGAGGACCTGGACAGGTTCGACGCCATCTGTCGCCGTGAGCGCGCCCCCTATGCGGTGATCGGTGAAGCCACCGAAGAGCTGCAGCTGGTGCTGGAAGACAGCCACTTCGACAACACCCCCATCGACATGCCCATGGAGGTGCTGCTGGGCAAGGCGCCCAAGATGCACCGTGATGTCAGTTCCGCCCAGTGCGCCTCTGCGGATCTGGACACCGGTGCCATGGAGCTCAAGGAAGCGGTACGCCGGGTGCTGCGTCTGCCCGCCGTGGCGGAGAAGACCTTCCTGATCACCATCGGTGACCGCTCGGTGACCGGTCTGGTGGCCCGGGATCAGATGGTAGGCCCCTGGCAGGTGCCCGTGGCCAACTGTGCGGTCACCGCTGCCGCCCTGGACAGCTACCACGGTGAAGCGATGTCCATGGGCGAGCGTACTCCCCTGGCGCTGATCAACTATGGCGCTTCTGCCCGCATGGCGGTGGGTGAGTCCCTGACCAACATCGCCAGTGCCCACATCGGCTCCCTGGCCCACATCAAGCTCTCTGCCAACTGGATGGCCGCTGCCGGTCACCCAGGGGAAGACGCTGGCCTCTACGAGGCGGTGAAGGCGGTGGGTGAGGAGCTGTGTCCGGCCCTGGGACTGACCATCCCTGTGGGCAAGGACTCCATGTCCATGAAGACCGCCTGGGAAGATCAGGGGGAGCGCAAGAGCGTCACCTCGCCGCTGTCTCTGGTGATCACCGCCTTTGGCCGGGTCGAGGACGTGCGTGACACCCTGACCCCTCAACTGCGCCTGGACAAGGGCGACAGCAAGCTGCTCTACATCGACCTGGGCAACGGCAAGCAGCGACTGGGCGGTTCTGCCCTGGCGCAGGTGTACAACCAGCTGGGCAACCAGGCACCGGATGTGGACCAGCCTGAGCTGCTCAAGGGGTTCTTCAATGCCATTCAGGGGCTGATCGCCGACAAGGCGCTGCTCGCCTATCACGATAAGGGCGATGGCGGTCTGTTTGTCACCCTGGCAGAGATGGCCTTCGCCGGTAAGGCGGGTCTGGACGTGGACCTGAGTGCTCTGGCCGGTGACGATCTGGCGGTGCTGTTCAACGAAGAGCTGGGTGCCGTGGTTCAGGTGGCCGACGATCGCCTGGCTCAGGTCGAGGCGGTGCTGGCGGACCATGGCCTGGCTGGCTGCAGCCAGGTGATCGGTTCGGTCAACGACGGCGAGCGCCTGATTGTGCGTCGCGCAGGAGATACTCTGCTGGATGAGAGCCGCACCGAGCTGCGCGGTGTCTGGGCAGAGACCACCTTCCGCATGCAGTCCCTGCGAGACAACCCTCAGTGCGCCGAAGAGGAGCATCAGGCCAAGCTCAATGCCGAGGATCCCGGCCTGTCGGTGGATCTCAGTTTCGACCCTGCCGAGGATGTGGCTGCGCCCTTTATCCTCAAGGGCAATGCCCCCAAGATGGCCATCTTGCGTGAACAGGGGGTCAACTCCCACGTGGAGATGGCGGCCGCCTTCGACCGTGCCGGTTTTGACGCCGTGGATGTGCACATGAGCGACATCCTCGAGGGTCGCCTGACTCTGGAGCAGTTCCAGGGGCTGGTGGCCTGTGGCGGCTTCTCCTATGGCGACGTGCTAGGCGCCGGAGAGGGCTGGGCCAAGTCCATCCTGTTTAACGCCCGTGCCCGGGAACAGTTCCAGCGCTTCTTCGAGCGCAGCGACAGCCTGGCTCTGGGGGTGTGTAACGGCTGCCAGATGCTCTCCAATCTCAAGAGCATCATCCCAGGTTCGGAGCACTGGCCGCATTTCGTGCGTAACCGCTCTGAGCGTTTCGAAGCCCGTTTCTCCCTGGTGGAGGTGCAGCAGAGCCCCAGTCTGTTCTTCCAGGGCATGGCTGGGTCGCGTATGCCCATTGCCGTCTCCCACGGCGAAGGCCGGGCGGAGTTCGCCAGCCAGCAGGCGTTCCATGCCGCCGATGCCTCGGGCACAGTGGCACTGCGTTACCTGAACCATCAGGGGCAGATCGCCACCGCCTATCCGGCCAACCCCAACGGCTCCCCCGCGGGGATCACCGGCCTGACCACCACCGACGGCCGGGTGACCATCATGATGCCTCACCCTGAGCGGGTGTTCCGCACCGTGGCCAACTCCTGGCACCCTGACGAGTGGGGTGAGGACAGCCCTTGGATGCGGATGTTCCGCAACGCCAGGGTTGCCCTGGGTTAA